A single window of Callithrix jacchus isolate 240 chromosome 6, calJac240_pri, whole genome shotgun sequence DNA harbors:
- the LOC128932329 gene encoding uncharacterized protein LOC128932329: MRVEPSDGIGTVIERPDGARFLTPALHPVQTQREDALTRTQAWDISALDSSSREREAAQPSTNTSVLLPPLELKNLPLLSETKTQQDFLVCRPRFCFVFGGQGIFIQPWNKLARTVPMATEAAPNCAEALRIQHK; encoded by the exons ATGAGAGTGGAGCCTTCTGATGGGATCGGCACCGTCATTGAAAGACCCGACGGAGCTCGATTTCTCACTCCTGCTCTTCACCCTGTGCAGACGCAACGAGAAGatgccctcaccagaacccag GCTTGGGACATTAGCGCTCTTGATTCTTCGTCAAGGGAGAGAGAGGCTGCTCAGCCAAGCACCAACACTTctgttcttcttcctcctctggaACTTAAAAACCTGCCCCTGCTCTCAGAAACCAAGACCCAACAGGACTTTCTTGTCTGCAGACCTCGCTTCTGCTTCGTTTTTGGAGGCCAGGGTATTTTTATTCAGCCATGGAACAAGCTTGCAAGAACGGTTCCCATG GCCACAGAGGCAGCACCCAACTGTGCAGAAGCACTGAGAATACAACACAAGTAG